In Mus caroli chromosome 9, CAROLI_EIJ_v1.1, whole genome shotgun sequence, a single window of DNA contains:
- the Cep295 gene encoding centrosomal protein of 295 kDa isoform X6 — protein MTEVTRAGSWLSRRYPNGCWVTGRVRVPVCREARPHTLSDPLYLTYSEMKRKGMNTKLRLSPSEEAFILKEDYERRRKLRLLQVREQERGIAFQIREGIKQRRSQQVSHLAEELRTKWEEAQSQKIQNLEKLYLASLRHMGDGHRQAKENEPDLDALSRRAAERKRKAEVRHKEALKVQKNQKEILMKQKTRHIKARKEAVLVEKQRSAKMARLPPPVPSPFENIDVNRIPSLKTNSSTYHHISTFVSRQMGTKQPDAHLAAEEEARRVERLREQAAQERVKQFERAHVRGSQAMKKIHLAQNQERLMEELKQLQKEDLARRRQTVAQMPPQMLELPYRRSEMKEDWQRELEFAFEDMYNADRKVKGNLILHLKPEPLPTMSDQLQDEELDLSMEQENQVPLTTKIQQIPSRILFKRLLNKIRSQKSLWTIKSVSEDEGDVTSSIIEIESKVPSMDSGAIITEERTATSFEQEQVTDSDRLTIESGPLSSEDKPLYYKAGTGREQAMAVSPPAPAVAQSSVLLHPQEEAVRIRMSLRRKQIMEIEEQKQKQLELLEQIEQQKLRLETDCFRAQLEEQRKQADQPEVCCASMSHAMISDEDSHRQMIRNYQHQLLQQNRLHKETVETARKRLLEYQTVLKERFPSLSASALVPDSVVSGPPQQSQKPAAASDSWDPSQRLKLSPSKYQPVQPSQIPALEQSHIQVPRHGHIPQRQGKMAVSEMLAKQPVESQERQWQFSQVDTHQRDCEFVLKDSHSLSRTLSYVRPQTLQDAREVSKPPRVIICQSLDSQQISSEDSENISSKPSEPSSFLPLVPERPFTSLPVKFNSGTIHKPFTTINKSVISQMHDQPLSSSENITAQQGDLRFLQEQLELQKKVLQARQEAREKLLLCTQKELEQQTGLPVFLPSPIGNIFPSLPSASAESGNFQTSSTKSDATVSSDNMDRLWDSSQPISSQQTHLEFLQEQSSVEKDNLQARREAQEVLFAHTQNKLDKNVRSEQAGSSWPNQVAQQSFSSLTSADTQSKKIQKQPLPTNKKGLFPSQSEVSRAQDGSSGFLQQSLPLQNTLKLLQEQLTIQRSMIQPRHDGQETLLLYKERCSEDSEAGPVDSLSSVVVQHSDASHAVSEVVPKRLQEVYSSKKENRVLSSHLITHGFPQHSLPRQEHFTSLQEETHIQRLILGARKKNQEFAHKQNELEKGLYSQQTDALSSPSQTTEWEISQESVSVKSDSTDPLRHFKIPGFRERLVRVSQHTFPLQDNLQEHQEWVDTEKESFQSSPLTPENPSSQQTGFSSFKASLRLPSCVSLPSADSGITQHPLSTESDSKVKSSHLQIPELQHRLLKISQLIQPQQDSLKALQEQLATQREAIIHSRQEAHEETLREWKEKIFPEQAGPFSPLIPQHSLASFPVSDTERAQELCSANSDTVSSGYPEMLELPDRTLGLSHTALPQQNNLTAHPEHLHAPTNSFHSTEKAQEGLMFPRPCKFEEMSAEHFIQPQHDDLKALQQQLDMQREAIRSGQEMQEKMLLQRLNKLEQRVSSKQISSSLFSSQVALPIANSDGTLQSFPTKSNETEMLRSHDECLSFSQLHLPLQDNMTEQVDLEKVFHKELLLHKQKSQNKSESSEHSLPLFRSKEIEHPFISLPFAESKPKSICELYLSEKKHAAPNDAVIPRLQDRLLSCSQSVLTQQDNMSLQKQLNLQRETLHSRQKAQEELLVQRQTSLQQQIQKHRETLKNFFNVSQARNPTGENDLEMQKREQLGGWFPHTQGLTWGDAGQGSSHGEQPHSDVHAEHSGESLAKELSDRASKPPVSKVKCVLDLNQHELSTIQEVESPASGRISMPGKQGKAEFYQDRDPLRVSVSREQSFLESPLAHDPFGCHQPPAQENSKSHDDNAEAVKVKKSDVEDHAVLSHAISKEEACTYLGPLVKPDDEAETQEISQEPLSSVTVSTGSFLSYEITDLSLTDPESFSEQTEHLEQESTNKQEETDPLSFAVPSIQVTYQQQHSLGAHNSLLPMEEESTCDHTHVQQIMDKDVIEANLIPDKRDFQVPAVDLDFRELEHIFPHLHRQLFKPLEPHLDFDLSSPGTSQEDRDFYQDLNSLFNSFDQNSLHRKSNMLIYPVFIALKQEVLPKAWKSRTILKCYRIRKKVSLSSPQQRT, from the exons GTTCGAGAACAAGAAAGGGGCATTGCCTTCCAGATAAGAGAAGGCATAAAACAGAGGCGAAGTCAGCAGGTTTCTCATTTGGCTGAGGAGCTAAGGACAAAATGGGAAGAAGCACAAAGCCAGAAAATACAGAACTTGGAAAAACTATATTTGGCAAGTTTAAGACATATGGGAGACGGACATCGACAGGCTAAAGAAAAT GAACCTGACTTGGATGCTCTTTCTCGGCgggcagcagaaagaaaaagaaaagcagaagtgaGGCATAAAGAAGCCCTAAAAGTgcagaaaaatcaaaaagaaatattaatgaaacagaaaaccAG GCACATAAAAGCTCGAAAGGAAGCAGTGCTTGTGGAAAAACAGAGATCTGCTAAAATGGCCAGGCTGCCACCGCCTGTCCCATCCCCCTTTGAG AACATTGACGTAAACAGAATTCCTTCATTGAAAACCAACAGTTCCACCTACCACCATATTTCCACCTTTGTGAGTAGACAGATGGGTACAAAGCAG CCAGATGCTCATTTGGCTGCTGAAGAAGAAGCTCGACGAGTGGAAAGACTACGGGAACAGGCGGCACAGGAGAGAGTGAAACAATTTGAAAGGGCACATGTGCGGGGATCCCAAGCCATGAAAAAGATCCATTTGGCCCAA AACCAGGAGCGATTGATGGAAGAACTCAAACAGCTGCAGAAAGAGGACCTGGCCCGTAGGAGGCAGACCGTGGCACAGATGCCGCCACAGATGCTGGAGTTGCCATACCGACGGAGTGAGATGAAGGAAGACTGGCAGCGAGAGCTGGAGTTTGCCTTTGAAGATATGTACAATGCAGATAGGA agGTGAAAGGAAACCTGATTTTACATCTTAAGCCAGAACCTTTGCCTACAATGTCTGATCAGCTCCAAGATGAAGAACTGGACCTTTCAATGGAACAAGAAAATCAAG TGCCCTTGACAACAAAGATCCAACAAATCCCCtcaagaattctttttaaaagattattaaacAAGATTAGAAGTCAAAAATCTCTCTGGACAATTAAATCTGTGTCTGAGGATGAAGGTGACGTGACTTCGAGCATCATTGAGATTGAGAGTAAAGTACCAAGCATGGACTCAGGAGCCATTATCACGGAGGAGAGAACAGCGACGTCCTTTGAGCAGGAGCAAG TCACAGACAGTGATAGGCTGACGATAGAATCTGGACCACTGAGCAGTGAAGATAAGCCATTGTACTACAAAGCAGGGACTGGAAGGGAACAAG CAATGGCTGTGTCTCCACCTGCCCCAGCTGTGGCTCAGAGTTCAGTCCTGCTTCATCCTCAGGAAGAAGCAGTCAGAATTCGAATGTCATTAAGGCGCAAACAG ATAATGGAGATAgaagagcagaagcagaagcagttgGAATTACTTGAACAAATTGAGCAACAGAAGTTACGGTTAGAAACTGATTGTTTCCGGGCTCAACTGGAAgagcaaagaaagcaagctgatcagCCTGAG gtttgctGTGCTTCAATGTCACATGCTATGATTTCTGATGAAGACTCTCACAGGCAGATGATTCGTAACTATCAACATCAGCTTTTACAACAAAACAG GTTACACAAGGAGACTGTTGAAACTGCCAGGAAACGATTACTCGAATACCAAACTGTATTAAAAGAAAGATTCCCATCCCTGTCAGCCTCAGCACTGGTACCTGATTCTGTTGTGTCAGGGCCACCACAGCAATCCCAAAAGCCTGCTGCTGCTTCAGACTCTTGGGATCCAAGCCAGAGACTGAAACTAAGTCCTAGCAAATATCAACCTGTGCAACCCTCACAGATCCCTGCATTAGAGCAGAGTCATATTCAGGTACCAAGACATGGTCACATTCCACAGAGGCAAGGAAAAATGGCTGTATCAGAAATGTTAGCTAAGCAGCCTGTAGAGTCACAAGAACGTCAGTGGCAGTTCTCTCAGGTGGACACACATCAGAGAGACTGTGAGTTCGTCCTTAAAGATTCTCATTCACTTTCAAGGACTTTGTCTTATGTTAGGCCACAAACATTGCAAGATGCTAGAGAAGTATCTAAACCTCCTAGGGTAATAATTTGTCAAAGTCTAGATTCCCAACAGATATCATCAGAGGATAGTGAAAATATATCTTCTAAGCCAAGTGAACCGTCTTCTTTTCTCCCACTGGTACCCGAACGCCCGTTTACTAGTCTCCCAGTTAAATTCAATTCTGGAACAATTCACAAACCCTTTACGACCATAAACAAGTCTGTAATCAGTCAAATGCATGATCAACCTTTGTCATCCTCAGAGAATATTACAGCTCAGCAGGGTGACTTAAGATTTCTTCAAGAACAGTTAGAACTACAGAAGAAAGTTCTTCAGGCAAGACAAGAGGCTCGGGAAAAGCTGCTTTTATGCACACAGAAAGAACTGGAACAGCAGACTGGTCTCCCAGTATTCCTCCCTTCACCAATTGGAAATATATTTCCTTCATTGCCCTCTGCCTCAGCTGAATCAGGAAACTTTCAGACATCTTCAACAAAAAGTGATGCCACTGTTTCCTCAGACAATATGGACAGGCTTTGGGATTCTTCACAACCCATCTCATCACAGCAAACTCATTTAGAATTTCTCCAAGAGCAGTCCAGTGTTGAGAAGGATAACCTTCAGGCTAGGCGGGAAGCCCAGGAGGTCTTGtttgcacatacacaaaataagctGGATAAAAATGTACGTTCTGAACAAGCTGGGTCTTCTTGGCCAAATCAGGTAGCTCAGCAGTCATTTAGTTCACTAACATCGGCTGATACACAATCTAAAAAAATCCAGAAACAGCCTTTACCTACAAACAAGAAAGGGCTATTCCCAAGCCAGTCTGAAGTCTCAAGAGCTCAGGATGGATCTTCAGGTTTTCTACAGCAGAGCCTACCTCTCCAGAACACTTTAAAGTTGCTTCAAGAACAGCTGACTATACAGAGGAGTATGATTCAGCCTAGACATGATGGTCAAGAGACAttacttttatataaagaaagaTGTTCAGAAGACAGTGAGGCTGGGCCAGTAGATTCACTCTCCTCCGTGGTTGTTCAGCATTCAGATGCTTCTCATGCAGTTTCAGAAGTTGTACCTAAGCGGCTCCAGGAAGTGTATtcatctaagaaagaaaatagagttcTCTCCAGTCATTTGATCACCCATGGCTTTCCACAGCACAGCCTGCCAAGACAAGAACATTTTACATCACTCCAGGAAGAGACACACATTCAGAGGCTTATACTtggtgctagaaaaaaaaatcaggaatttgCTCACAAGCAAAATGAATTAGAAAAGGGGCTCTATTCTCAACAGACTGATGCCTTGTCTTCTCCATCCCAAACAACCGAATGGGAAATATCCCAGGAGTCTGTATCAGTCAAAAGTGATAGTACTGATCCCTTAAGACATTTTAAGATTCCAGGATTTCGGGAAAGACTAGTTAGAGTTTCACAACATACATTCCCTCTCCAAGATAATTTGCAGGAACACCAAGAATGGgtagacacagaaaaagagagcTTTCAATCTAGTCCTCTGACTCCAGAAAATCCATCTTCTCAACAGACAGGCTTTTCGTCCTTCAAAGCCTCATTAAGACTGCCATCGTGTGTGTCCTTGCCATCTGCTGACTCTGGTATAACACAGCACCCTCTCTCAACAGAGAGTGACAGTAAAGTCAAGTCAAGCCATCTTCAGATACCAGAACTGCAGCATAGACTTTTGAAGATTTCCCAGCTCATCCAGCCTCAACAAGACAGTCTGAAGGCCCTTCAAGAACAATTAGCTACACAAAGGGAAGCCATCATCCACTCTAGACAAGAAGCTCATGAAGAAACACTaagagaatggaaggaaaaaatattCCCAGAGCAGGCTGGTCCATTTTCTCCCCTGATACCACAGCATTCACTTGCTTCATTCCCTGTTTCTGATACTGAAAGAGCACAAGAACTATGTTCAGCCAACAGTGACACCGTATCTTCAGGTTATCCTGAGATGCTGGAGTTGCCTGACAGGACCTTGGGTTTATCACATACTGCTTTACCTCAGCAGAATAATCTGACTGCACATCCAGAACACCTTCATGCACCAACAAATTCTTTTCACTCTACTGAGAAAGCCCAAGAAGGGTTGATGTTTCCCAGACCATGTAAATTTGAAGAGATGTCTGCTGAGCATTTTATCCAGCCTCAACATGATGACTTAAAGGCACTTCAACAGCAGTTAGATATGCAAAGGGAAGCCATTAGATCTGGCCAGGAAATGCAAGAGAAAATGCTTTTGCAGAGGTTAAATAAATTGGAGCAAAGGGTATCTTCCAAACAAATTAGCTCCTCTCTATTTTCATCCCAGGTAGCACTGCCCATTGCCAATTCTGACGGGACCTTACAGTCTTTCCCAACTAAAAGTAATGAGACGGAGATGCTCAGGTCCCATGATGAGTGTCTGAGCTTTTCACAGCTTCATCTGCCTCTGCAGGATAACATGACAGAGCAGGTGGACTTAGAAAAGGTATTTCATAAAGAACTGCTTTTACACAAACAAAAGAGCCAAAACAAAAGTGAATCTTCTGAGCATTCCCTCCCTCTGTTTCGGTCCAAGGAAATAGAGCATCCATTCATTTCACTACCTTTTGCAGAAAGTAAACCTAAAAGCATTTGTGAGTTGTATTTATCTGAAAAGAAGCATGCAGCTCCTAATGATGCTGTGATCCCAAGATTGCAGGACAGACTTTTAAGCTGTTCCCAATCTGTCTTAACTCAGCAAGATAACATGAGTCTTCAGAAGCAGCTGaatctacaaagagaaactctacACTCTAGGCAAAAAGCCCAAGAAGAATTGCTTGTGCAGAGACAGACATCCTTACAGCAGCAAATCCaaaaacacagagagaccttgaaaAATTTCTTTAATGTCAGTCAG GCAAGGAATCCCACAGGTGAGAATGACTTGGAaatgcagaagagagaacagCTGGGAGGGTGGTTTCCTCACACCCAAGGCCTTACCTGGGGAGACGCAGGCCAGGGGAGCTCTCATGGTGAGCAGCCACATTCAGATGTCCATGCTGAGCACAGTG GTGAGAGTCTGGCCAAAGAACTGAGTGATAGAGCCTCAAAGCCACCTGTCTCCAAAGTTAAATGTGTTTTGGACTTAAACCAGCACGAGCTTAGTACTATACAGGAAGTAGAGTCACCAGCAAGTGGCAGAATTTCCATGCCAGGTAAACAAG GAAAAGCAGAGTTTTATCAAGACCGAGACCCATTAAGGGTCTCAGTAAGCAGAGAACAAAGTTTCTTGGAGAGCCCACTGGCACATGATCCATTTGGTTGTCACCAACCACCTGCCCAAGAAAACAGCAAAAGCCATGATGACAATGCTGAAGCAG TTAAAGTCAAGAAATCTGATGTTGAGGATCATGCAGTATTGAGTCATGCTATCTCAAAAGAAGAAGCGTGTACATACCTGGGTCCCCTTGTAAAGCCAGACGATGAG GCTGAAACACAAGAGATTTCTCAGGAGCCATTGTCTTCAGTAACTGTTTCTACTGGAAGCTTCTTAAGTTATGAAATCACAGATTTGAGCCTCACAGATCCAG AGTCATTTTCAGAACAGACAGAGCATCTAGAACAAGAATCTACCAATAAGCAGGAAGAGACTGATCCTCTTAGTTTTGCAGTCCCTTCAATACAAGTCACTTATCAGCAACAGCATTCCTTAGGTGCTCATAACTCTCTGTTGCCCATGGAGGAAGAAAGTACATGTGATCATACACATGTTCAGCAGATCATGGACAAGGATGTAATTGAAGCAAATCTGATACCTGACAAAAGAGACTTTCAgg TTCCAGCTGTGGACCTTGACTTTCGAGAATTGGAACACATATTTCCACACTTGCATCGTCAGCTCTTTAAACCCTTAGAACCACATCTAGATTTTGACTTATCATCCCCTGGGACATCTCAAGAAGACAGAGACTTTTACCAG gatCTGAACAGTCTTTTCAACAGCTTCGACCAGAACTCTCTTCACAGGAAAAGCAACATGCTGATCTACCCAGTATTTATAGCATTGAAGCAAGAGGTCCTTCCCAAAGCATGGAAAAGCAGAACTATCCTGAAATGttacagaataagaaaaaaagtctctctctccagccctcaacagAGAACTTGA